A single window of Streptomyces sp. NBC_00464 DNA harbors:
- a CDS encoding SAM-dependent methyltransferase, with amino-acid sequence MTTRQAGRDLDTSRPHSARMYDYLLGGKDHFEVDKEAALAAAEAHPGLYLTARENRAFMQRATRVLAQEHGIRQWLDIGTGIPTEPNLHQIAQSVVPEARVVYADNDPLVLKYAERLMRSTTQGRTAYIEADATDPDALMSAVEDSGVLDFDQPIALSLNALMHFITEPHDPYSIVRRLLDPLPAGSALAMNHCTPDFDPETWNQVAEVYTNSGTPVTFRSHGDVSRFFDGLDLIAPGICCCHRWRAARPAPGEPEIADAQISLLAGVGIKR; translated from the coding sequence ATGACCACCAGGCAGGCCGGCCGGGATCTCGACACGAGCAGGCCGCACTCGGCCCGGATGTACGACTACCTCCTCGGCGGCAAGGACCACTTCGAAGTCGACAAGGAAGCGGCCCTGGCCGCCGCCGAGGCACACCCCGGTCTCTACCTGACCGCCCGCGAGAACCGGGCGTTCATGCAGCGGGCCACTCGTGTGCTGGCGCAGGAGCACGGCATCCGCCAGTGGCTCGACATCGGCACCGGCATCCCGACCGAGCCCAATCTGCACCAGATCGCCCAGTCCGTGGTGCCCGAGGCCCGCGTCGTGTACGCCGACAACGACCCTCTCGTCCTGAAGTACGCCGAACGTCTCATGCGCAGTACGACGCAGGGCCGCACGGCCTACATCGAGGCCGACGCCACCGACCCCGATGCGCTGATGAGTGCCGTGGAGGACTCGGGGGTCCTGGACTTCGACCAGCCCATCGCCCTCTCTCTCAACGCGCTGATGCACTTCATCACCGAGCCGCACGACCCGTACAGCATCGTCCGCCGGCTGCTGGACCCGCTCCCGGCAGGCAGCGCCCTCGCCATGAACCACTGCACGCCTGACTTCGACCCCGAGACCTGGAACCAGGTCGCGGAGGTCTACACCAACTCCGGGACTCCGGTGACCTTCCGTTCGCACGGCGACGTCAGCCGCTTCTTCGACGGGCTCGACCTGATCGCCCCCGGCATCTGCTGCTGCCACCGCTGGCGGGCCGCCCGGCCCGCCCCGGGTGAGCCGGAGATCGCGGACGCCCAGATCAGCCTGCTGGCAGGCGTAGGCATCAAGCGCTAG
- a CDS encoding GNAT family N-acetyltransferase — translation MSTTSIRLIEPSDGPALAELLSRDKQAYARWLPARPAEFYTPAGQASAIESLLAAHDEGLAWPGVVVSDGTAIGQVGISSILRGPFQKGFLGYWVSSLHQGHGHTSRAVGLALRIAEDELNLHRLEAHTQLENLASQSILRKHGFRSWGIAHDHFYADGAWRDEVFWERTLAGRPAS, via the coding sequence GTGAGCACCACGTCGATTCGCCTGATCGAACCCTCCGACGGCCCCGCACTCGCCGAACTGCTCTCCCGGGACAAGCAGGCGTACGCGCGCTGGCTGCCCGCAAGGCCCGCGGAGTTCTACACGCCCGCCGGGCAGGCCTCGGCCATCGAATCCCTTCTGGCCGCCCATGACGAGGGGCTCGCATGGCCCGGCGTCGTGGTCTCCGACGGGACCGCCATCGGCCAGGTCGGCATCAGCTCGATCCTGCGCGGCCCGTTCCAGAAGGGATTCCTCGGATACTGGGTCTCCTCTCTCCACCAGGGGCACGGGCACACGAGCCGTGCCGTCGGCCTCGCGCTGCGCATCGCCGAGGACGAGCTGAACCTCCATCGGCTGGAGGCGCACACCCAGTTGGAGAACCTGGCGTCCCAGTCGATCCTCCGCAAACACGGCTTCAGGTCCTGGGGCATCGCCCATGACCACTTCTACGCCGACGGCGCATGGCGCGACGAAGTGTTCTGGGAAAGGACACTGGCCGGCAGGCCGGCCTCCTGA
- a CDS encoding helix-turn-helix domain-containing protein: MSEARSGTSAPTVLRMILGRRLQDMRIGAGASLEDAAKALRVTSLTIRRLEKAEVALKPLYVEKLLETFGADRQEIDEFVDLAEQANKPGWWHSYRDAVPSWFTAYVSLETGAKTLRTYEPQYVTGLLQTRDYAHAVLRGGLPNGSEEDLALRVELRLRRQSLLERDNAPTLWVVMEEAVLHRTVGSPQVMREQLERLLDVSELPHVSLDIVPFTAGAHIGACAPFTYFRFEEPELPDIVYSEILSAAVYLDQRADVVSHLEAHSRMALQTSSEDSRALLNRMRKEYS, from the coding sequence GTGAGCGAAGCCCGTTCCGGCACCAGCGCGCCGACAGTCCTGCGCATGATCCTCGGCCGTCGGCTGCAGGACATGCGGATCGGCGCCGGCGCCTCGCTGGAGGATGCGGCCAAGGCTCTGCGCGTGACATCCCTGACGATCCGCCGGCTGGAGAAGGCCGAGGTCGCGCTGAAGCCTCTCTACGTCGAGAAGCTCCTGGAGACCTTCGGCGCGGACCGCCAGGAGATCGACGAGTTCGTCGACCTGGCCGAGCAGGCCAACAAGCCCGGCTGGTGGCACTCCTATCGCGATGCCGTCCCCAGCTGGTTCACCGCCTACGTGAGTCTGGAAACGGGCGCCAAGACCCTCCGCACGTATGAACCCCAGTACGTCACGGGCCTTCTGCAGACCCGCGACTACGCGCACGCCGTGCTGCGCGGCGGCTTGCCGAACGGCAGCGAGGAAGATCTCGCACTCCGAGTGGAACTGCGGCTGCGCCGCCAGAGCCTGCTGGAACGGGACAACGCCCCCACCTTGTGGGTGGTCATGGAGGAAGCCGTTCTGCACCGGACGGTGGGCAGTCCTCAGGTGATGCGAGAGCAGCTCGAACGGCTCCTGGACGTCTCCGAACTCCCGCACGTCAGCCTCGACATCGTGCCCTTCACGGCGGGTGCGCACATCGGGGCGTGCGCCCCGTTCACGTACTTCCGGTTCGAGGAACCCGAGTTGCCGGACATCGTCTACAGCGAAATCCTGTCCGCCGCCGTCTACCTCGACCAGCGCGCGGACGTCGTATCCCATCTGGAGGCACATTCCCGGATGGCGTTGCAGACGTCGTCCGAGGACAGCAGGGCGCTCTTGAACCGCATGCGCAAGGAGTACTCATGA
- a CDS encoding metallophosphoesterase yields MTDTSEARSADGAADPTRQSRLRRLMRYIPLIAPVLLWAVPCWVLLHAGQHWPLPVALGGTALCALGLVAMPLAMMRGHGRRQQDRAAIIGDTLLGVGWVLFTWSVLLGVLLRLTLTVAGAGDGQSRARIVTWAVLGVAAALLGWGYAEARRVPRVRRLDVQLPRLGAGLDGTRVALITDTHYGPLDRAHWSARVCAKVNTLEADLVCHTGDIADGTAERRRAQAAPLGTVQATRARVYVTGNHEYYSEAQGWVDLMDELGWEPLRNRHLLLERGGDTLVVAGVDDVTAESSGLTGHRAHLAGALNGADPDLPVLLLAHQPKFVDRAAAGGVDLQLSGHTHGGQIWPFHHLVRIDQPALAGLSRHGDRTLLYTSRGTGFWGPPFRVFAPSEITLLVLRSPQRPPAPAL; encoded by the coding sequence GTGACCGACACCAGCGAAGCCCGATCCGCGGACGGTGCGGCGGATCCGACCCGGCAGAGTCGACTGCGCCGCCTGATGCGTTACATCCCGTTGATCGCCCCGGTCCTGCTGTGGGCCGTGCCCTGCTGGGTGCTGCTGCACGCCGGTCAGCACTGGCCGCTCCCCGTGGCGCTGGGCGGCACCGCCCTGTGCGCCCTCGGTCTGGTCGCCATGCCGCTCGCGATGATGCGCGGTCACGGCCGGCGGCAGCAGGACCGGGCGGCGATCATCGGAGACACCCTCCTCGGGGTCGGCTGGGTGCTGTTCACCTGGTCCGTCCTGCTCGGCGTCCTGCTGCGCCTCACCCTGACCGTGGCCGGTGCGGGCGACGGTCAGAGCCGGGCGCGGATCGTCACCTGGGCGGTCCTCGGCGTGGCCGCCGCGCTGCTCGGCTGGGGGTACGCCGAGGCCCGCCGGGTACCACGGGTGCGTCGGCTCGACGTGCAACTCCCGCGTCTGGGCGCGGGATTGGACGGCACCCGCGTCGCCCTCATCACCGACACCCACTACGGCCCGCTCGACCGCGCACACTGGTCGGCGCGGGTCTGCGCGAAGGTCAACACCCTGGAGGCAGACCTGGTCTGCCACACCGGCGACATCGCGGACGGCACGGCCGAACGCCGCCGTGCCCAGGCCGCGCCCCTCGGCACCGTGCAAGCCACCCGGGCCCGGGTCTACGTCACCGGAAACCACGAGTACTACAGCGAGGCCCAGGGCTGGGTCGACCTGATGGACGAGCTGGGCTGGGAGCCGCTGCGCAACCGTCATCTACTGCTCGAACGTGGCGGCGACACCCTTGTGGTCGCCGGCGTGGATGACGTCACCGCCGAGTCCTCCGGCCTGACGGGCCACCGCGCCCACCTCGCCGGCGCCCTGAACGGCGCCGATCCCGACCTGCCTGTGCTGCTCCTGGCCCACCAGCCCAAGTTCGTCGACCGGGCCGCGGCGGGCGGCGTCGACCTCCAGCTCTCCGGCCACACCCACGGCGGCCAGATCTGGCCCTTCCACCACCTCGTCCGCATCGACCAGCCCGCCCTCGCCGGCCTCAGCCGCCACGGCGACCGCACCCTCCTCTACACCAGCCGCGGCACCGGCTTCTGGGGCCCGCCGTTCCGCGTCTTCGCCCCCAGTGAGATCACCCTGCTCGTGCTCCGCTCCCCGCAGCGGCCACCCGCACCGGCCCTGTGA
- a CDS encoding DUF397 domain-containing protein codes for MTITDGTIYNGMPAVELGEQGWERPWSGPNGGQCVETKQLSDGRVAVRQSTDPAGPALIYAPEEIAAFVRGVKEGLADHLAAG; via the coding sequence ATGACGATCACCGACGGGACCATCTACAACGGCATGCCGGCCGTCGAACTCGGGGAGCAGGGCTGGGAACGCCCCTGGAGCGGGCCGAACGGCGGTCAGTGCGTCGAGACGAAACAACTCAGCGACGGCCGTGTGGCCGTCCGGCAGTCGACCGACCCGGCCGGTCCGGCGCTGATCTACGCGCCGGAGGAGATCGCCGCATTCGTCCGCGGGGTCAAGGAGGGTCTGGCCGATCACCTGGCCGCCGGGTGA
- a CDS encoding S8 family serine peptidase — MTHVPEQRRLSLVMAAAVLAAVAGAAPAAVAAPDPGTTPSARSVLASLDGQEREALHRMATLDIGGLHVTDKAALKSADPVDVIVQLRTPPARTARLLAAAQGRSLSEKDARTAVTEAQGAFRDVLKDMFPEQRAAAGKSGKQSRAPRLHRSYTHSFDGVSLSLPGDRVAELLDHAEVASVWPDSTVKALSDPEATTQGGRETGSADDGVARLHAEGITGKGVKVGIIDTGIDYRHPDLKGVYAGGYDFVDDDADPMETTYEDWKASGQAETNQGSTYYTEHGTHVAGIIAGQGADAKARAAHGVAPGASVHAYRVLGPYGSGSTSNIIAAMDKAADDGMDVVNMSLGAAINDPLSPQSIAADNLVLAGVTTVIAAGNSGPKPGTVATPAASALSLTVGAHSEPLTLPAYTLTAGSVTAQGRLLAQPYGDALDKLADGPLAVVDVGTGTAAGYTGKDVTGKAALVLRGGIPLDEKVRRAHDNGAAAVLLVNNNADEGHIPNYIGESPNYVPAFSLTAADGAALTAAGAEVSFTPAGTFRLGDGTLADFSSRGPVYGSAAIKPEVTAPGVSVLSSVPADIIDPVGGDYTYAYARLSGTSMAAPYVTGTAALMLQHDRGLSPDDIKTALMNTATELPGDVSVFEAGAGAVDPYAAVHATAAVQVPETTPHVTVDGSQTEVDAVTGALDLGVLPVGRATNLQRTLRVVNDSGRPVTYDVRTAFSRGSGSSADADASHITLTTGDRIKVGAHGRKSVAAVLRVPADAAAGYYEGTVTLTPRSGSGMPALHVPFGMRVAKSGFEEVDMTKSVMSTGRGSDQGAVGSGAATFNLRMAGQLRSIDIFLADADGKDLGYIGGINTVGLTEGVLYGPATVGPWYFPSTGDKATPFDPRGRFIDDGHYKLRIVGTDAAGGTDSELRDVYVDTQLPAYEDTYGAWDPAHPTVVEQPADATTFPVTGTLLDAQADDIRDAGLDIGQSDNRLYYSLYSPNAPEGNLGVGSDGTVNGQVKLPVGPPVAQLKLWPTDAAGNISGIRQVNIMRKGTPYVVGDASTASARAGDRVTYTLTAHELKNWKTFTSQFRYDDRNVKLVSIEPTAELKAHGPSEIRRTDVSAGSSSYSTLSFDVADSAGLSGDSMPLVKVTYEVTGGTVTANAGLSTGSTSAVDTAGTKTNLNIQFYGAVRMLNPTSTFVARPAVQALLTREGAYDNVRDHTADGIEATLTAPDGTSREAALDKTGRISVSGLTPSDKPYRFRVTAPGHFTWTEDIDLGLDGTWGVAGNTASSAAALVAGDVNGDDVVDVRDAAAVYAARGTAERAADIDHDGTVGAKDLAWVKDNYLAQNSRADRYTDPVKRLRGKSLEDYLDLM; from the coding sequence ATGACCCATGTCCCGGAACAAAGACGCCTGTCCCTGGTGATGGCGGCCGCCGTCCTTGCCGCTGTGGCGGGCGCGGCACCCGCGGCCGTCGCGGCACCGGACCCGGGCACCACGCCGAGCGCCCGCAGTGTGCTCGCCTCCCTGGACGGCCAGGAGCGAGAGGCGCTGCACCGGATGGCGACGCTGGACATCGGCGGACTGCACGTCACGGACAAGGCGGCGCTGAAGTCCGCCGACCCCGTGGACGTCATCGTGCAACTGCGGACGCCTCCCGCGCGGACCGCCCGCCTCCTCGCCGCCGCCCAGGGGCGCAGCCTCAGCGAGAAGGACGCGCGCACCGCGGTGACCGAGGCGCAGGGCGCGTTCCGCGACGTGCTGAAGGACATGTTCCCCGAGCAGCGAGCGGCTGCGGGGAAGTCCGGCAAGCAGTCCCGGGCGCCCCGGCTGCACCGCAGTTACACCCACAGCTTCGACGGGGTCAGCCTCAGCCTGCCCGGTGACCGGGTCGCGGAGCTGCTCGACCACGCGGAGGTCGCCTCGGTGTGGCCCGACAGCACGGTGAAGGCGCTCTCCGACCCCGAGGCCACCACACAGGGCGGCCGGGAGACCGGCAGCGCCGACGACGGCGTGGCCCGTCTGCACGCCGAGGGCATCACCGGCAAGGGCGTCAAGGTCGGCATCATCGACACCGGGATCGACTACCGGCACCCCGACCTCAAGGGCGTGTACGCGGGCGGCTACGACTTCGTCGACGACGACGCCGACCCGATGGAGACCACGTACGAGGACTGGAAGGCTTCGGGTCAGGCCGAGACCAACCAGGGTTCCACGTACTACACCGAGCACGGCACCCATGTCGCCGGCATCATCGCCGGACAGGGCGCCGACGCGAAGGCGCGGGCCGCGCACGGCGTCGCCCCCGGTGCCTCCGTCCACGCCTACCGAGTCCTCGGCCCCTACGGCAGCGGCAGCACCAGCAACATCATCGCCGCGATGGACAAGGCGGCCGACGACGGCATGGACGTCGTCAACATGTCCCTGGGCGCCGCCATCAACGACCCGCTCAGCCCGCAGTCCATAGCCGCCGACAACCTCGTCCTCGCGGGCGTCACCACCGTCATCGCCGCCGGAAACAGCGGCCCGAAGCCGGGCACCGTCGCCACGCCGGCCGCGTCCGCCCTCTCGCTGACGGTCGGCGCCCACTCCGAACCGCTGACGCTGCCCGCGTACACGCTGACCGCCGGATCGGTGACGGCGCAGGGCCGGCTGCTCGCCCAGCCCTACGGCGACGCCCTCGACAAGCTGGCGGACGGCCCCCTCGCGGTCGTCGATGTCGGTACCGGCACCGCTGCCGGATACACCGGCAAGGACGTCACCGGCAAGGCCGCCCTGGTCCTGCGTGGCGGCATCCCGCTCGACGAGAAGGTGCGGCGCGCACACGACAACGGCGCCGCGGCCGTTCTCCTCGTCAACAACAACGCCGACGAGGGGCACATCCCGAACTACATCGGTGAGAGCCCGAACTACGTTCCGGCGTTCTCGTTGACCGCGGCGGACGGCGCCGCGCTGACGGCAGCAGGTGCCGAGGTCTCGTTCACCCCGGCCGGAACCTTCCGGCTCGGCGACGGAACACTGGCCGACTTCAGTTCGCGCGGCCCGGTCTACGGCAGCGCCGCCATCAAGCCCGAGGTCACCGCGCCCGGCGTCAGCGTCCTGTCGTCCGTACCGGCCGACATCATCGACCCGGTCGGCGGCGACTACACGTACGCGTACGCCCGCCTCAGCGGAACCTCGATGGCCGCACCGTACGTCACCGGCACCGCCGCGCTGATGCTCCAGCACGACCGCGGGCTGAGCCCCGACGACATCAAGACGGCGCTGATGAACACGGCGACCGAACTGCCCGGCGACGTCAGCGTCTTCGAGGCCGGCGCCGGAGCCGTCGATCCGTACGCAGCCGTGCACGCCACCGCCGCCGTGCAGGTCCCGGAGACCACCCCGCACGTCACGGTCGACGGCTCGCAGACCGAGGTCGACGCCGTCACCGGCGCGTTGGACCTCGGCGTGCTGCCGGTGGGCCGCGCCACGAACCTCCAGCGCACCCTGCGTGTGGTCAACGACAGCGGCAGGCCCGTCACATACGACGTGCGCACCGCCTTCAGCCGCGGTTCCGGCAGTTCCGCGGACGCCGACGCCTCGCACATCACCCTGACCACCGGTGACCGGATCAAGGTCGGAGCCCACGGCAGGAAGTCCGTTGCCGCCGTCCTGCGGGTGCCCGCCGATGCCGCGGCCGGCTACTACGAGGGCACGGTCACGCTGACCCCGCGAAGCGGCAGCGGGATGCCCGCGCTGCACGTCCCGTTCGGCATGCGTGTCGCGAAGTCCGGGTTCGAGGAGGTCGACATGACCAAGTCCGTCATGTCGACCGGACGGGGTTCCGATCAGGGAGCCGTCGGGAGCGGTGCGGCCACCTTCAACCTGAGGATGGCCGGACAGCTGCGCAGCATCGACATCTTCCTCGCCGACGCCGACGGCAAGGACCTCGGCTACATCGGCGGCATCAACACCGTCGGTCTCACCGAAGGCGTCCTCTACGGTCCGGCGACGGTGGGCCCCTGGTACTTCCCGTCGACCGGTGACAAGGCCACCCCGTTCGACCCGCGCGGCCGCTTCATCGACGACGGCCACTACAAGCTCCGTATCGTCGGAACGGACGCTGCCGGCGGTACCGACAGCGAACTGCGTGACGTGTACGTGGACACGCAACTGCCCGCGTACGAGGACACCTACGGAGCCTGGGACCCGGCCCACCCCACCGTCGTCGAACAGCCCGCCGACGCCACGACGTTCCCTGTGACCGGCACCCTGCTGGACGCCCAGGCCGACGACATCCGCGATGCGGGCCTCGACATCGGTCAGAGCGACAACCGCCTGTACTACTCGCTCTACAGCCCGAACGCGCCCGAAGGCAACCTCGGCGTGGGGTCGGACGGGACCGTGAACGGGCAGGTCAAGCTCCCCGTCGGCCCGCCCGTCGCGCAGCTCAAGCTGTGGCCCACGGACGCCGCGGGCAACATCAGCGGCATCCGTCAGGTCAACATCATGAGGAAGGGCACGCCCTATGTGGTCGGCGACGCGAGCACCGCGTCGGCGCGCGCCGGTGACCGTGTCACGTACACGCTGACCGCGCACGAGCTGAAGAACTGGAAGACGTTCACGTCGCAGTTCCGCTACGACGACCGGAACGTCAAGCTCGTCTCCATCGAACCGACCGCCGAACTGAAGGCACACGGCCCGTCCGAGATCCGACGCACCGACGTGTCGGCCGGATCGTCCTCGTACAGCACGCTCTCCTTCGACGTCGCCGACAGTGCGGGCCTCAGCGGCGATTCGATGCCGTTGGTGAAGGTGACGTACGAGGTGACCGGTGGCACGGTGACGGCGAACGCCGGCCTGAGCACGGGCAGCACCTCGGCCGTCGACACGGCGGGCACCAAGACGAACCTGAACATCCAGTTCTACGGTGCGGTGCGCATGCTCAACCCGACGTCGACCTTCGTCGCCCGCCCGGCCGTCCAGGCCCTGCTGACCCGGGAAGGCGCGTACGACAACGTCCGCGACCACACCGCCGACGGCATCGAGGCGACCCTCACCGCACCCGACGGCACCAGCCGTGAGGCGGCCCTGGACAAGACCGGCCGGATCTCCGTCAGCGGGCTGACCCCGTCCGACAAGCCGTACCGGTTCCGGGTGACGGCGCCCGGCCACTTCACCTGGACCGAGGACATCGACCTCGGCCTGGACGGCACCTGGGGTGTGGCCGGCAACACCGCCAGTTCGGCGGCCGCCCTCGTCGCAGGTGACGTGAACGGCGACGACGTCGTCGACGTCCGGGACGCGGCCGCCGTGTACGCGGCGCGCGGGACGGCCGAGCGCGCCGCCGACATCGACCACGACGGCACCGTCGGCGCGAAGGACCTCGCCTGGGTGAAGGACAACTACCTGGCGCAGAACAGCAGGGCCGACCGGTACACCGACCCGGTCAAGCGCCTGCGCGGCAAGTCGCTGGAGGACTACCTGGACCTGATGTAG
- a CDS encoding GNAT family N-acetyltransferase — translation MPTWTIGAEPVTGTGIDDLMSQYFSEMGPRVLGRPVTEAELREVLDSDPHDDLGPPHGEFLVARDGDGALLGCAGVRLLTGAPVTAELKRMYVRPAGRGAGLGRGLPAAVEAAAQRLGASRIVCETNARLAEARALYTAHGYDETAPYEGHGRADHWYVKSLGREDRAEHL, via the coding sequence ATGCCCACGTGGACCATCGGTGCGGAGCCGGTCACCGGCACGGGGATCGACGACCTGATGTCGCAGTACTTCAGCGAAATGGGACCGCGGGTGCTGGGGCGCCCGGTCACGGAGGCGGAGCTGCGTGAGGTGCTCGACAGCGACCCGCACGACGATCTCGGCCCGCCGCACGGCGAGTTTCTCGTAGCTCGCGACGGCGACGGTGCACTCCTCGGGTGCGCGGGAGTGCGGCTGCTGACCGGTGCCCCGGTGACAGCGGAGCTGAAGCGCATGTACGTACGTCCGGCAGGGCGCGGGGCGGGCCTGGGGCGCGGCCTGCCGGCGGCTGTCGAGGCGGCGGCGCAGAGACTGGGCGCGTCCCGGATCGTGTGCGAGACGAACGCCCGACTCGCCGAGGCACGGGCCTTGTACACGGCGCACGGATATGACGAGACCGCGCCCTACGAAGGTCACGGCAGAGCAGACCACTGGTACGTCAAGTCCCTTGGTCGAGAGGATCGGGCAGAACACCTGTGA
- a CDS encoding PIG-L family deacetylase, translating into MTDRPLTLMAVHAHPDDEATGTGGVLARYAAEGIRTVLVTCTDGGCGDGTGGVKPGDPGHDPAAVASMRRQELKASCDVLKISDLEMLDYADSGMMGWPSNDAPGSFWRTPVEEGAARLAELMRQYRPDVVVTYDENGFYGHPDHIQANRITTAALEMTGLTPKVYWTTMPRSGMQRFGEIMREFHEDMPEPDPAEAAALAEIGLPDDEITTWVDTAAFSGQKYDALAAHASQGENIFFLKMGKERFGELMGIETFVRVKGATEAAVPETDLFAGLR; encoded by the coding sequence ATGACTGACCGGCCGTTGACGCTCATGGCAGTACACGCCCACCCCGACGACGAGGCCACCGGAACCGGAGGAGTCCTCGCGCGATACGCGGCGGAAGGCATCCGCACCGTTCTGGTGACGTGTACCGACGGCGGTTGCGGTGACGGAACGGGGGGCGTCAAGCCGGGCGATCCCGGGCACGATCCGGCGGCCGTCGCCTCGATGCGCCGTCAAGAACTCAAGGCGAGCTGTGACGTCCTGAAGATCAGCGATCTGGAGATGCTGGACTATGCCGACTCCGGGATGATGGGCTGGCCGAGCAACGACGCCCCCGGATCCTTCTGGCGGACCCCCGTGGAGGAAGGCGCCGCCCGACTCGCGGAACTCATGCGGCAGTACCGGCCCGATGTGGTCGTCACCTACGACGAGAACGGCTTCTACGGCCACCCCGACCACATTCAGGCCAACCGCATCACAACGGCGGCACTGGAGATGACCGGGCTGACGCCGAAGGTGTACTGGACGACGATGCCCCGCTCGGGGATGCAGCGATTCGGCGAGATCATGCGTGAGTTCCACGAGGACATGCCGGAGCCGGATCCTGCCGAGGCCGCGGCGTTGGCCGAGATCGGCCTGCCCGACGACGAGATCACCACGTGGGTGGACACCGCCGCGTTCAGCGGTCAGAAGTACGATGCGCTGGCTGCGCACGCCAGTCAGGGCGAGAACATCTTCTTCCTCAAGATGGGCAAGGAGAGGTTCGGCGAGTTGATGGGCATCGAGACCTTCGTACGCGTCAAGGGCGCCACCGAGGCAGCCGTGCCCGAGACGGATCTCTTCGCCGGACTGCGCTGA
- a CDS encoding SHOCT domain-containing protein yields the protein MDLLRRLGELRDAGVISPGEFEAKKADFLRRL from the coding sequence ATGGATCTCCTGCGGCGACTCGGGGAACTCCGCGACGCGGGTGTCATCTCTCCCGGTGAGTTCGAGGCGAAGAAGGCCGACTTCCTGCGAAGGCTCTGA